The following proteins come from a genomic window of Ilumatobacter coccineus YM16-304:
- a CDS encoding prepilin peptidase: protein MELVVLIPLVVVMGLLIGSFLTVVVDRVPRGGSVMAPPSACGNCGLRLGPIDLVPVLSWLALGGKCRQCKTKIGIEPIVIELATAAIFTIFALKFIDDLVSALPAFCIFGATLVAQSWIDLREQRLPREITFWGAGLGGVALTISALVIEEPERIWMSVLGAAIALAIIGGIYLGANWRYGKDVAFGFGDVILAPFLGLFLGWINPGIVAPGLFFGFILGTLAAVPAMIAKKADGQTAVPFGPFLAAGAVVAVFVGQHFVDLVLAR, encoded by the coding sequence ATGGAACTTGTTGTGCTGATCCCGCTGGTCGTCGTGATGGGCCTGTTGATCGGCTCGTTCTTGACGGTGGTGGTGGATCGTGTGCCACGCGGCGGTTCGGTGATGGCACCGCCGAGTGCGTGCGGAAACTGTGGGCTCCGGTTGGGGCCCATCGATCTCGTTCCCGTGTTGAGTTGGCTCGCGCTGGGCGGCAAGTGCCGCCAGTGCAAGACCAAGATCGGCATCGAGCCGATCGTGATCGAACTCGCGACGGCAGCGATCTTCACGATCTTCGCGTTGAAGTTCATCGACGACCTCGTGTCGGCGCTGCCGGCGTTCTGCATCTTCGGAGCGACGCTCGTCGCTCAGAGTTGGATCGATCTCCGCGAGCAGCGACTGCCGCGAGAGATCACGTTCTGGGGTGCCGGCCTCGGTGGCGTCGCGCTCACCATCTCGGCGCTCGTGATCGAGGAACCCGAGCGCATCTGGATGTCGGTGTTGGGCGCCGCGATCGCGTTGGCGATCATCGGCGGCATCTACCTCGGCGCCAACTGGCGCTACGGCAAGGACGTCGCGTTCGGTTTCGGCGACGTGATCCTGGCCCCGTTCCTCGGTCTGTTCCTCGGTTGGATCAATCCGGGCATCGTCGCCCCGGGCCTGTTCTTCGGCTTCATCCTCGGAACGCTCGCTGCGGTTCCGGCGATGATCGCCAAGAAGGCCGATGGTCAGACTGCGGTGCCGTTCGGTCCCTTCCTCGCGGCCGGTGCCGTCGTCGCTGTGTTCGTCGGACAACATTTCGTCGATCTCGTTCTCGCTCGCTGA
- a CDS encoding type IV pilus twitching motility protein PilT, which translates to MQEPDPMLVNLATATVQAGASDLHLTVGRPATVRRDGTLVGFENVPVLSSTEIDRMIYSLIDEEQAKELENNKQVDFSFGLPGVGRFRANAFSQRNSLALALRVVPFRVRTLEELGAPSACTTLLNRPYGIVLVVGPTGSGKSTTLAAMVDRINETKPLHILTIEDPVEYLHHHKMAMVNQREVGTDVGSFEKGLKSALREDPDVVLLGEMRDLESMEISLSLAETGHLVFATLHTNDAAQALDRIIDVFPAERRDQIQIMLAGALQGVISQRLLPAVGGGRVAGYEIMIANEAIRNLVREGKSRQMRNIIATGGAEGMQTIEMDLARLVAAGLISMETAMESSAYPKEIQAQLATARAQLQAQATMSTGQSGSSGSGTFANEVPAEA; encoded by the coding sequence ATGCAAGAACCAGATCCGATGCTCGTCAATTTGGCGACCGCAACTGTCCAGGCCGGTGCTTCCGACCTCCACCTGACCGTAGGCCGTCCGGCCACGGTGCGCCGTGATGGCACGCTCGTCGGCTTCGAGAACGTCCCGGTGCTCTCGTCGACCGAGATCGATCGAATGATCTACTCGTTGATCGACGAAGAGCAGGCCAAGGAGCTCGAGAACAACAAACAGGTCGACTTCTCGTTCGGCCTGCCCGGCGTCGGTCGATTCCGTGCCAACGCGTTCAGCCAGCGCAACTCGCTCGCTCTCGCCCTCCGTGTCGTGCCTTTCCGTGTGCGTACCCTCGAAGAGCTCGGTGCTCCATCGGCATGCACGACGCTCCTCAACCGTCCGTACGGCATCGTCCTCGTCGTGGGACCGACCGGTTCCGGCAAGTCGACCACGCTCGCGGCAATGGTCGACCGCATCAACGAGACCAAGCCGTTGCACATCCTCACCATCGAAGACCCGGTCGAGTACCTGCACCATCACAAGATGGCCATGGTCAACCAACGCGAAGTCGGCACCGACGTGGGCTCGTTCGAGAAGGGCCTGAAGAGCGCCCTTCGTGAAGACCCCGATGTCGTGCTCCTCGGCGAGATGCGAGACCTCGAGTCGATGGAGATCTCGTTGTCGCTGGCCGAGACCGGCCACCTCGTGTTCGCCACGCTGCACACCAACGACGCGGCGCAGGCGCTCGACCGAATCATCGACGTGTTCCCGGCCGAACGGCGTGACCAGATCCAGATCATGCTCGCCGGTGCGCTCCAGGGCGTCATCTCGCAGCGTCTGCTCCCGGCCGTCGGCGGCGGTCGTGTGGCGGGCTACGAGATCATGATCGCCAACGAGGCGATTCGTAACCTCGTGCGTGAAGGCAAGTCCCGGCAGATGCGAAACATCATCGCCACCGGCGGCGCCGAGGGCATGCAGACCATCGAGATGGACCTCGCCCGCCTCGTGGCGGCCGGCCTGATCTCGATGGAGACGGCGATGGAGTCCAGCGCCTACCCGAAGGAGATCCAGGCGCAGCTCGCCACCGCTCGTGCTCAACTGCAGGCACAGGCCACGATGTCGACGGGTCAGTCCGGTTCGTCCGGTTCCGGCACGTTCGCCAACGAGGTCCCCGCCGAGGCCTGA
- a CDS encoding DUF429 domain-containing protein, with protein MVVKKLPYKNLAGVVPCPAGWVILPARMAGITVAAEEAFVVERLFDVLDFRPTFDAAAINAPMGLRDEPGAEFRQCEIEAREFVGWPRAAAIYGTPSRAALSETSGLAASKLEPWMNGHDKRRFRWLREAAQELQPYHSRRMFSAHPDVSFTQMNGEVPLKTSPFHEEGRLERLELIKQQLPGVDEVVTRTPPKGVHPTHLVSAAALLWTARRGSGRAISRFPLDPAWDAEGMRMELVR; from the coding sequence ATGGTCGTCAAGAAACTCCCGTACAAGAACCTCGCCGGTGTCGTGCCGTGCCCGGCCGGTTGGGTGATCCTGCCGGCGCGCATGGCCGGCATCACGGTCGCCGCCGAGGAGGCGTTCGTGGTCGAACGACTCTTCGACGTGCTCGACTTCCGCCCCACATTCGATGCTGCGGCGATCAATGCTCCCATGGGGTTGCGTGACGAGCCGGGCGCCGAGTTCCGGCAGTGCGAGATCGAAGCTCGCGAGTTCGTCGGATGGCCGCGAGCTGCGGCGATCTATGGAACGCCCAGTCGCGCGGCCCTGTCCGAAACGAGCGGCTTGGCCGCGTCGAAGCTCGAGCCGTGGATGAACGGACACGACAAGCGACGGTTCCGCTGGCTGCGCGAAGCGGCACAGGAACTGCAGCCGTATCACTCGCGTCGAATGTTCTCGGCGCATCCCGATGTGAGCTTCACGCAGATGAACGGCGAAGTCCCGCTCAAGACCTCGCCGTTCCACGAGGAAGGTCGCCTCGAACGACTCGAACTCATCAAGCAGCAGTTGCCCGGCGTCGACGAAGTCGTCACCCGTACGCCGCCGAAAGGTGTGCACCCGACACACCTGGTCAGCGCCGCAGCGCTGCTCTGGACGGCTCGCCGCGGCAGCGGCCGAGCCATCTCGCGCTTCCCACTCGATCCCGCATGGGACGCCGAGGGGATGCGCATGGAACTCGTTCGCTGA
- a CDS encoding SDR family NAD(P)-dependent oxidoreductase — protein MWKRALVTGASSGIGREIARQLAADGTELVVVARNEARLVELAESLDVECQVLVADLGERGELSIVEERLRDTSAPIDLLVNNAGFGHTGSIDELDIEREAAVVDVNVVAVHRLSLIAARVMVAAGRGGILNVSSMAGFMASPEGGTYAATKSFVTTLSESMHTDLKRRGVHVTALCPGFTRTEFQERADYDTSKLPDVVWQSAEEVAAAGLAGIAKNTAIVVPGAKNKIGALAINAMPRRLRRFALDKLPT, from the coding sequence ATGTGGAAACGAGCGTTGGTCACGGGAGCGTCGTCGGGGATCGGTCGCGAGATCGCGCGGCAGCTCGCTGCTGACGGCACCGAGCTGGTGGTCGTCGCTCGTAACGAAGCGCGCTTGGTCGAACTCGCCGAGTCGCTCGACGTCGAGTGTCAGGTGCTGGTCGCCGACCTCGGTGAGCGGGGCGAGTTGTCGATCGTCGAGGAACGTCTGCGTGACACGTCGGCACCGATCGACCTGCTCGTCAACAATGCCGGATTCGGACACACCGGTTCGATCGACGAGCTCGACATCGAGCGTGAAGCCGCTGTCGTCGACGTCAACGTGGTCGCTGTTCATCGCTTGTCGTTGATCGCAGCGCGGGTCATGGTCGCGGCCGGGCGGGGCGGGATCTTGAACGTGTCGTCGATGGCCGGGTTCATGGCGAGCCCGGAGGGAGGCACGTACGCGGCGACGAAGTCGTTCGTCACGACGCTGAGCGAGTCGATGCACACCGACCTGAAGCGGCGCGGCGTACACGTCACCGCGCTGTGTCCCGGGTTCACGCGCACCGAATTCCAGGAGCGCGCCGACTACGACACGTCGAAGTTGCCCGACGTCGTCTGGCAGTCGGCCGAAGAGGTCGCCGCGGCCGGGCTCGCGGGGATCGCGAAGAACACGGCGATCGTCGTTCCGGGTGCGAAGAACAAGATCGGGGCGCTGGCGATCAACGCGATGCCACGTCGTCTCCGCCGCTTCGCCCTCGACAAGCTGCCGACCTAG
- a CDS encoding class I SAM-dependent methyltransferase, with translation MPEAHDDAHHDHHHDDGHGHGHANDRGLRGMLRYLRWAPSMWRSEINTAVLEMLAVQPGERVLDVGAGMGAGSVLAARGGATVVAVEPTPFMRRVLSGRRLLQRDRSRIEVVDGSAEEIPVADDSIDAVWAVNTMHHWVDVQRGVGEIGRVIRPGGRVLLVDEDFHDPAHPDHDRFGGEGSADDHHGFTMVDADAMGTLLSAAGFGDVVAAKRDVGGRPAIVVTATGA, from the coding sequence ATGCCTGAGGCCCACGATGACGCGCACCATGACCATCACCACGATGACGGTCATGGTCACGGTCACGCCAATGATCGAGGCCTGCGCGGGATGCTGCGGTATCTCCGCTGGGCGCCGAGCATGTGGAGGTCGGAGATCAACACGGCGGTGCTCGAGATGCTCGCCGTGCAGCCAGGCGAGCGGGTTCTCGACGTCGGCGCCGGGATGGGCGCCGGTTCGGTGCTCGCCGCACGCGGTGGTGCCACGGTCGTCGCGGTGGAGCCGACGCCGTTCATGCGCCGAGTGCTCAGCGGGCGCCGTCTGTTGCAGCGTGATCGATCGCGCATCGAGGTCGTCGACGGCTCGGCCGAGGAGATCCCGGTCGCCGACGACAGCATCGACGCGGTGTGGGCGGTCAACACCATGCACCACTGGGTCGATGTCCAGCGAGGCGTCGGCGAGATCGGTCGCGTCATCCGACCGGGTGGACGGGTGCTCTTGGTCGACGAGGACTTCCACGACCCGGCGCACCCCGACCACGACCGCTTCGGGGGCGAGGGGTCGGCCGATGACCACCACGGCTTCACCATGGTCGATGCCGACGCGATGGGGACGTTGCTGTCGGCTGCGGGCTTCGGCGACGTCGTCGCCGCGAAGCGAGATGTCGGCGGACGGCCGGCGATCGTCGTGACCGCCACCGGCGCCTGA
- a CDS encoding D-2-hydroxyacid dehydrogenase: MSSMVVAVMIGFEPSPSLLDVIDAAHPGAEVVWTPYTESEELRSARGHQNGRNTTGLETPEITDEMRAAWQRADVAIGLDLPDGLDELMPRLQWIQSITAGYDKYDLEALHRQGVRLTNASGLGAAGIGEFVIARVLQIWKHLRTFDQQQQRHEWEGVFGTEATGRTIGIAGLGSIGREVARRARAFDMTVLATRASAQPGDVDDAVDELFPAADLDEMLRRCDVVVSTLPSNPTTIDLFDADRFAAMPEGTIFCNVGRGAHVVEADLIAALESGHLRAAALDVTQVEPLPADDPLWDAPNLYLSPHTSVSLDRYMINLESLLATNLARFADGSPMVNEVDLSDH, from the coding sequence ATGAGCTCGATGGTCGTCGCCGTCATGATCGGGTTCGAACCGTCGCCGTCGCTGCTCGACGTGATCGACGCCGCGCACCCAGGCGCCGAGGTCGTGTGGACGCCGTACACCGAGTCGGAGGAGCTCCGTTCCGCTCGCGGGCACCAGAACGGGCGCAACACGACCGGGCTCGAAACGCCAGAGATCACCGACGAGATGCGCGCCGCATGGCAACGCGCCGACGTCGCCATCGGGCTGGATCTTCCCGACGGTCTCGACGAACTGATGCCCCGGCTGCAGTGGATCCAGAGCATCACCGCTGGCTACGACAAGTACGACCTCGAAGCGCTGCACCGCCAAGGAGTGCGACTCACGAACGCGAGCGGTCTCGGCGCCGCCGGTATCGGCGAGTTCGTGATCGCTCGCGTCCTGCAGATCTGGAAGCACCTCCGCACGTTCGATCAGCAGCAACAGCGCCATGAGTGGGAGGGAGTCTTCGGCACGGAGGCGACGGGGCGGACGATCGGCATCGCCGGGCTCGGCTCGATCGGCCGCGAGGTCGCTCGGCGCGCCCGGGCGTTCGACATGACCGTGCTGGCGACACGAGCGAGCGCGCAGCCAGGTGACGTCGACGATGCGGTCGACGAGTTGTTCCCCGCCGCCGACCTCGACGAGATGTTGCGGCGCTGCGACGTGGTCGTGTCGACGCTGCCGTCGAATCCGACGACGATCGACCTGTTCGACGCAGATCGTTTCGCCGCCATGCCCGAGGGCACGATCTTCTGCAACGTCGGCCGCGGTGCGCACGTCGTCGAGGCCGACCTGATCGCCGCGCTCGAATCGGGTCATCTGCGCGCTGCGGCGCTCGACGTCACCCAGGTCGAGCCGCTGCCGGCCGACGACCCGCTGTGGGACGCCCCGAACCTGTATCTCTCACCGCACACGTCGGTGTCGCTCGATCGCTACATGATCAACCTCGAATCGTTGCTCGCGACGAACCTCGCACGCTTCGCCGACGGCTCACCGATGGTCAACGAAGTCGACCTCTCCGACCACTGA
- a CDS encoding fumarylacetoacetate hydrolase family protein, translating to MGFRLANVDGRAALVTGNDYVDLETISDGSLSSDPMAALQRPERLAALAARLGDASPTGSLDDATLLSPVPRPRNVFAIGLNYSDHAAESNMEPPSTPLVFTKFPSCICAPNSTIELRSDFVDYEVEMVVVIGPGGKDIAEADAWNHVAGLTVGQDVSDRRMQFAANPPHFGLAKSFDTYGPIGPVVVSVDEVGDPDDLAITCSVNGDVRQNASTSGLIFGVPTLINHLSHVTTLAAGDLIFTGTPAGVGGSTGNFLADGDLVESTIAGIGTITNRCIRVGDHA from the coding sequence ATGGGATTCAGACTCGCCAACGTCGACGGGCGCGCCGCGCTCGTCACCGGCAACGACTACGTCGACCTCGAGACGATCAGCGACGGTTCGCTGAGCTCCGACCCGATGGCGGCGTTGCAACGACCCGAACGACTCGCAGCGCTCGCCGCACGCCTCGGCGACGCCTCCCCCACCGGCTCGCTCGACGATGCGACGCTCCTCAGCCCGGTCCCGCGGCCTCGCAACGTGTTCGCCATCGGCCTCAACTACAGCGATCACGCGGCCGAGAGCAACATGGAGCCGCCGTCGACGCCGTTGGTGTTCACCAAGTTCCCGTCGTGCATCTGCGCACCCAACAGCACCATCGAACTCCGAAGCGATTTCGTCGACTACGAGGTCGAGATGGTCGTCGTCATCGGTCCGGGCGGCAAAGACATCGCCGAGGCCGACGCGTGGAACCACGTCGCCGGCCTCACCGTCGGTCAGGACGTCTCCGATCGGCGGATGCAGTTCGCCGCCAACCCACCGCACTTCGGTCTGGCCAAGTCATTCGACACCTACGGACCGATCGGGCCGGTCGTCGTGTCGGTCGACGAGGTCGGTGACCCCGACGACCTGGCGATCACCTGCAGCGTCAACGGCGACGTTCGCCAGAACGCATCGACGTCCGGACTGATCTTCGGTGTTCCGACACTCATCAACCACCTGTCGCACGTGACCACGCTGGCGGCCGGAGATCTGATCTTCACCGGCACCCCGGCCGGTGTCGGAGGGTCGACCGGCAACTTCCTGGCCGACGGCGATCTGGTCGAGTCCACCATCGCCGGCATCGGGACGATCACGAATCGTTGCATCCGAGTCGGAGATCACGCATGA
- a CDS encoding glycine/sarcosine/betaine reductase selenoprotein B family protein, whose protein sequence is MSGDATMREFGATTPVPEFDERAFNPLTKPLSEARVAIVTSAALHRPDDEKFTQGDTSYRSLDRADRNLVLGHWSPNFDRTGFQIDVNVVYPIDRLEELADAGVIGEVAPRHYAFAGNQPDTVSELRLDTGPACAADMQADGVDVVILTPV, encoded by the coding sequence ATGTCCGGTGATGCAACCATGCGCGAGTTCGGGGCGACCACGCCGGTTCCCGAGTTCGACGAGCGCGCGTTCAACCCGCTGACGAAGCCCCTCTCCGAGGCGCGAGTCGCCATCGTCACCTCGGCGGCGCTCCATCGGCCCGACGACGAGAAGTTCACGCAGGGCGACACCAGCTATCGATCGCTCGACCGCGCCGACCGCAATCTCGTGCTCGGACACTGGAGCCCCAACTTCGACCGCACCGGGTTCCAGATCGACGTGAACGTGGTGTACCCCATCGACCGCCTCGAAGAGCTGGCCGATGCCGGTGTGATCGGCGAGGTCGCGCCGCGCCACTACGCGTTCGCCGGCAATCAGCCCGACACGGTGAGCGAACTCCGGCTCGACACCGGCCCGGCGTGCGCCGCCGACATGCAGGCCGACGGCGTCGACGTGGTGATCCTCACCCCTGTTTGA